The Streptomyces sp. Alt3 genome has a segment encoding these proteins:
- a CDS encoding FecCD family ABC transporter permease translates to MSADTAVPVRTPVRPAGYRVVRVGKRGRLLVHRRAGLVAAALAVLLAAVCVAYLCVGESFVAPAEVVKVVIGQPSPDELVVGTLRLPRMVVGLLVGTAFGIAGALIQTVARNPLASPDIIGISQGASALTVGAMTFGLTSYTVLPYLSVVGGVAAAALVYAFAWRGGLHATRFVLIGIGFAIALRSVTTLFLTKGDYLVAQQAQIWMTGSLNGRGWDEAAPIGWALLVLLPAVLWAAWAQRTVSMDDDTATALGVRLGRVRLGLVALGVVLASVATGTAGPVDFVALLAPQIARRMTRTAQIPLLCSALLGAVIVVFADLLARRLFSPTELPVGVLTAAVGAPYLIWLIIRGHGGRAGGNA, encoded by the coding sequence ATGAGCGCGGACACGGCGGTGCCCGTACGCACTCCGGTCCGGCCCGCCGGTTACCGGGTCGTGCGGGTCGGGAAGCGGGGCCGTCTCCTGGTCCACCGGCGGGCGGGGCTCGTCGCGGCGGCCCTGGCCGTCCTCCTGGCGGCGGTCTGTGTCGCGTACCTCTGCGTCGGCGAGAGCTTCGTGGCGCCCGCGGAGGTCGTGAAGGTCGTCATCGGGCAGCCGTCCCCGGACGAGCTGGTCGTGGGCACGCTGCGGCTGCCCCGCATGGTGGTCGGGCTCCTCGTGGGTACGGCGTTCGGGATCGCCGGGGCACTGATCCAGACCGTCGCCCGTAACCCGCTCGCCAGCCCCGACATCATCGGCATCAGCCAGGGCGCGAGCGCGCTCACGGTCGGCGCGATGACCTTCGGCCTCACCTCGTACACCGTCCTGCCCTACCTCTCGGTCGTCGGCGGGGTCGCCGCAGCGGCCCTCGTGTACGCCTTCGCGTGGCGCGGCGGGCTCCACGCGACCCGGTTCGTCCTCATCGGGATCGGCTTCGCGATCGCCCTGCGGTCGGTGACGACGCTGTTCCTGACGAAGGGCGACTACCTGGTCGCCCAGCAGGCGCAGATCTGGATGACGGGCTCCCTCAACGGCCGGGGCTGGGACGAGGCCGCTCCGATCGGCTGGGCGCTGCTCGTCCTGCTGCCCGCCGTGCTGTGGGCGGCGTGGGCGCAGCGCACCGTCTCGATGGACGACGACACCGCGACGGCGCTGGGCGTCCGCCTCGGGCGCGTACGGCTGGGTCTCGTCGCACTCGGGGTGGTCCTGGCGTCCGTGGCGACGGGCACGGCCGGGCCGGTCGACTTCGTGGCGCTGCTCGCCCCGCAGATCGCCCGCCGGATGACGCGTACGGCACAGATCCCGCTGCTGTGCTCGGCACTGCTCGGCGCCGTGATCGTCGTGTTCGCGGATCTGCTGGCCCGCAGGCTCTTCTCCCCCACCGAGCTCCCGGTGGGTGTGCTGACGGCGGCGGTCGGCGCCCCGTATCTGATCTGGCTGATCATCCGTGGCCACGGCGGCCGCGCTGGAGGCAACGCATGA
- a CDS encoding ABC transporter ATP-binding protein has protein sequence MTTTRTENSATSRLAARSLTLAYDDRTVVHELDLAVPDGCVTVIVGPNACGKSTTLRALGRLLKPAGGSVLLDGTELSRIPTRTIARSVGLLPQTPVAPEAITVSDLVARGRQPHQRWWQQWSDDDERAVTEAMERTDVTALGDRPVDELSGGQRQRVWIAMALAQDTDLLLLDEPTTYLDIAHQVEVLDLVRRLAAPAADGTRGRTVVTVLHDLNQAARYADHLVAMKEGRIVAEGRPGDVVTAGLVREVFGLEAVVVPDPVTGSPLVVPGAPWAPAPPLRRKGSPT, from the coding sequence ATGACGACGACCCGTACCGAGAACAGCGCCACGTCCAGGCTCGCGGCGCGCTCCCTGACCCTTGCCTACGACGACCGCACCGTCGTCCACGAGCTGGACCTGGCCGTTCCCGACGGCTGTGTGACGGTCATCGTCGGCCCGAACGCCTGCGGCAAGTCCACGACCCTGCGGGCCCTCGGCAGGCTCCTGAAGCCCGCCGGCGGATCGGTGCTCCTGGACGGCACGGAGCTCTCCCGCATCCCCACCCGCACGATCGCCCGGTCGGTCGGGCTGCTCCCGCAGACACCCGTGGCTCCCGAGGCGATCACCGTCTCGGACCTGGTCGCGCGGGGCCGTCAGCCGCACCAGCGCTGGTGGCAGCAGTGGTCGGACGACGACGAGCGCGCGGTGACGGAGGCCATGGAGCGCACGGACGTCACGGCGCTCGGCGACCGGCCGGTGGACGAGCTGTCGGGGGGCCAGCGCCAGCGCGTGTGGATCGCGATGGCGCTCGCGCAGGACACGGATCTGCTGCTGCTCGACGAACCCACGACGTATCTCGACATCGCGCACCAGGTCGAGGTCCTGGACCTGGTGCGCCGGCTCGCCGCCCCGGCGGCGGACGGCACCCGCGGACGGACCGTCGTCACCGTCCTGCACGACCTCAACCAGGCCGCCAGGTACGCCGACCACCTCGTCGCCATGAAAGAGGGCCGCATCGTCGCCGAGGGGCGGCCCGGCGACGTCGTCACGGCCGGGCTGGTGCGTGAGGTCTTCGGTCTGGAGGCCGTCGTCGTCCCGGACCCGGTCACGGGTTCCCCGCTCGTCGTGCCCGGCGCCCCCTGGGCTCCCGCCCCGCCCCTCCGAAGGAAAGGCTCTCCGACATGA
- a CDS encoding ABC transporter substrate-binding protein, whose protein sequence is MTTPSAARLLVAGSLAVTAALVLTSCGSSDSGSGSGSGSGGPASSSDSGTHTVATAMGDIEVPVAPERVVVLDTAELDSALTLGVKPVGATHTGTESGFLSYLPEDRVEGIEDVGEMMTPNLEAVAALKPDLILTSKIRHGAAYGELSKIAPTVMTENTGYPWKENFQVHADALGKVPAAEKVVAGYDAHVAEVTEALGGKEKAASTEVNVVRFVEGADIRVYGRQNYIGTILADVGLGRPAIVDKAEDGFSYDVSPEKIDQADADVVLHSTYGDAEKSKEKQTLGSGLWRNMAAVRSGRVFPVDDELWIQGIGYTAADRILDELRADLTK, encoded by the coding sequence ATGACCACACCTTCCGCGGCCCGTCTGCTCGTCGCCGGTTCGCTGGCCGTGACCGCCGCGCTGGTCCTCACCTCCTGCGGCTCGTCGGACTCAGGCTCCGGCTCCGGCTCCGGCTCCGGCGGTCCGGCCTCCTCCTCGGACTCCGGCACGCACACGGTCGCCACGGCCATGGGCGACATCGAGGTCCCCGTGGCACCGGAGCGGGTCGTGGTCCTGGACACCGCCGAGCTGGACTCCGCGCTCACCCTCGGGGTGAAGCCGGTCGGTGCCACGCACACCGGCACGGAGTCGGGCTTCCTGAGCTACCTGCCCGAGGACCGGGTCGAGGGCATCGAGGACGTCGGCGAGATGATGACGCCGAACCTGGAGGCCGTCGCGGCGCTGAAGCCGGACCTGATCCTCACCAGCAAGATCCGGCACGGCGCCGCGTACGGCGAGCTGTCGAAGATCGCGCCGACGGTCATGACGGAGAACACGGGCTACCCCTGGAAGGAGAACTTCCAGGTCCACGCCGACGCGCTCGGCAAGGTCCCGGCGGCGGAGAAGGTCGTCGCCGGCTACGACGCGCACGTCGCCGAGGTCACCGAGGCGCTCGGCGGCAAGGAGAAGGCGGCGTCCACCGAGGTCAACGTGGTGCGCTTCGTCGAGGGCGCGGACATCCGCGTCTACGGTCGGCAGAACTACATCGGGACGATCCTCGCCGACGTCGGCCTCGGCCGTCCCGCGATCGTGGACAAGGCCGAGGACGGCTTCTCGTACGACGTCAGCCCGGAGAAGATCGACCAGGCGGACGCCGATGTCGTCCTCCACTCGACGTACGGGGACGCGGAGAAGTCCAAGGAGAAGCAGACCTTGGGCAGCGGCCTGTGGAGGAACATGGCCGCGGTCCGGAGCGGCAGGGTGTTCCCGGTCGACGACGAGCTGTGGATCCAGGGCATCGGCTACACGGCGGCGGACAGGATCCTGGACGAGCTGCGGGCCGATCTGACGAAGTGA
- a CDS encoding TetR/AcrR family transcriptional regulator — protein MATGRTDPQRRERILAATLDHIAEEGVAGVSHRKIAVRADVPLGSMTYHFGGMDDLLREAFTRFADHIVAVFELYLGRVDTPEQAREAVVDLIHVLSEGPRRDLVLTQELYTLAARRDEYRELTHAWMNRSRRLLEQHFDPDTARTLDALIEGLALHRSLDTEPQSRELTRLAVRRMTSGI, from the coding sequence ATGGCCACCGGACGTACCGATCCGCAGCGGCGCGAGCGCATCCTCGCCGCCACCCTCGACCACATCGCCGAGGAGGGCGTCGCGGGCGTCTCGCACCGCAAGATCGCCGTGCGCGCCGATGTCCCGCTCGGCTCGATGACGTATCACTTCGGTGGCATGGACGACCTGCTGCGGGAGGCCTTCACCCGCTTCGCCGATCACATCGTGGCCGTGTTCGAGCTGTACCTGGGCCGGGTCGACACCCCCGAGCAGGCGCGTGAGGCCGTCGTCGACCTCATCCACGTGCTCTCCGAAGGGCCCCGCCGGGACCTCGTCCTCACCCAGGAGCTCTACACGCTGGCCGCGCGGCGCGACGAGTACCGCGAGCTCACCCACGCCTGGATGAACCGCAGCCGCCGCCTCCTGGAGCAGCACTTCGACCCGGACACCGCCCGCACGCTGGACGCGCTGATCGAAGGGCTTGCCCTGCACCGGTCGCTCGACACCGAGCCGCAGAGCCGCGAGCTGACACGGCTGGCGGTGCGGCGGATGACGTCCGGCATCTGA
- a CDS encoding sugar O-acetyltransferase produces the protein MPTDYFADDPRTNHERMLAGDLYIADDPEIARQQQRAMRLMARFQAAHTEDADAAKAILAELLDSVGEGVDVRPPLYVDYGSNITIGARTFVNYHLTALDVARITIGEDCQIGPNVQLLTPTHPVEPGPRRDKLEAALPITIGDNVWLGGGVIVCPGVTIGDNSVIGAGAVVTKDVPADVVAVGNPARVVRGV, from the coding sequence CGAACGCATGCTCGCGGGCGACCTCTACATCGCCGACGACCCGGAGATCGCCCGGCAGCAGCAGCGGGCGATGCGTCTCATGGCCCGCTTCCAGGCCGCCCACACCGAGGACGCGGACGCCGCCAAGGCGATCCTCGCGGAGCTGCTGGACTCGGTGGGCGAGGGCGTCGACGTGCGCCCGCCGCTGTACGTCGACTACGGCAGCAACATCACCATCGGTGCCCGCACCTTCGTCAACTACCACCTCACCGCGCTGGACGTCGCGCGCATCACCATCGGCGAGGACTGCCAGATCGGCCCCAACGTCCAGCTCCTCACCCCCACCCACCCCGTGGAGCCCGGGCCCCGGCGCGACAAGCTGGAGGCCGCGCTCCCCATCACGATCGGTGACAACGTCTGGCTCGGCGGCGGCGTCATCGTCTGCCCCGGGGTGACCATCGGCGACAACTCCGTGATCGGTGCGGGCGCGGTGGTCACGAAGGACGTCCCCGCCGACGTCGTCGCCGTGGGCAACCCCGCCCGTGTCGTCCGCGGCGTCTGA